A DNA window from Nitrospira sp. contains the following coding sequences:
- a CDS encoding DNA-binding protein (MaGe:77309499), whose protein sequence is MKTVILEVRSPEKGLAEFAQAWKSGKPNRATRIGFATPELLWKVLSAKRWELLKALCGAGPVSIREAARRVQRDVKAVHSDVTALLSAGLLNRTKTGGIEFPYEAVKVEFLLQAA, encoded by the coding sequence ATGAAAACGGTCATACTTGAAGTGCGGTCCCCAGAGAAAGGCCTGGCCGAGTTTGCGCAGGCTTGGAAATCGGGCAAGCCAAATCGAGCGACGCGCATTGGCTTTGCGACTCCTGAGTTGCTGTGGAAGGTGCTGTCCGCCAAGCGCTGGGAACTTCTGAAAGCGTTGTGCGGCGCCGGACCTGTATCTATCCGTGAAGCGGCACGCCGCGTTCAGCGGGATGTGAAGGCCGTTCACAGCGACGTCACGGCTCTATTGTCCGCAGGTTTGTTGAATCGTACGAAAACCGGCGGCATCGAATTCCCTTACGAGGCTGTAAAGGTCGAATTCCTACTCCAGGCCGCATAA
- a CDS encoding Lon N-terminal domain-containing protein (MaGe:77309491): MQIDRERDQPTNDPYDNAIPFIIPDRVPVFALPNVVFFPKTYLPLHIFEPRYRQMVADAAADGQCVAMALLKEGWEEDYYGHPAIYPIGCVGRLLSVEPLPDGRSNILLQGLERYEIQEEFFEKPYREARIALKKAVAEPSLAPEVRRALMTVLEKYLRVRDDVATWEGLLRDDVKDEVLVNTLSTYLDCTPLEKQFLIEAEGLHQRARRLSDLIQFMVHDQQGAKGWG, translated from the coding sequence ATGCAGATTGATCGTGAGCGCGACCAACCCACGAACGATCCCTACGACAACGCGATCCCGTTTATCATCCCGGACCGAGTTCCGGTGTTTGCGTTGCCGAACGTGGTCTTTTTCCCGAAGACGTATTTGCCGCTCCATATTTTTGAGCCGCGCTATCGTCAGATGGTGGCGGACGCTGCGGCGGACGGACAGTGCGTGGCCATGGCGCTGCTGAAGGAAGGATGGGAAGAGGATTACTACGGCCATCCGGCGATCTATCCGATCGGCTGTGTGGGGCGTCTCTTGAGTGTGGAGCCTCTGCCGGATGGACGGTCGAATATCCTGCTCCAGGGGTTGGAGCGGTACGAAATTCAGGAAGAGTTTTTTGAGAAGCCGTATCGGGAGGCCAGAATCGCGTTGAAGAAGGCCGTCGCTGAGCCTTCGCTGGCGCCCGAAGTGCGCCGGGCTTTGATGACGGTCTTGGAGAAATATCTGCGCGTGCGGGACGATGTGGCGACGTGGGAAGGATTGCTCCGCGACGATGTGAAAGACGAAGTGCTCGTCAATACGCTCTCGACGTACTTGGATTGCACACCATTGGAAAAACAATTTCTTATAGAAGCCGAAGGTCTCCACCAGCGGGCGCGTCGCTTGAGCGACCTGATTCAGTTCATGGTGCATGATCAACAAGGCGCGAAGGGTTGGGGGTAA
- a CDS encoding Daunorubicin/doxorubicin resistance ATP-binding protein DrrA (MaGe:77309490), producing the protein MDRTIAIDVNRLCKSYDGHKAVDDLSFQVYAGEIFGLLGPNGAGKSTTLRTLITLLHPTSGSASVLGHDTVREADLVRTLFGYVPQERAIDRFLTGREHLELLGALYHLTKEEATRRIAELLKLVELEAHADRPAKTYSGGMKRKLDIACGLLPNPKILFLDEPTLGLDVQSRLRIWDYIRMLKARGMTVVMTTNYLDEADQLCDRLAIIDTGKVKTIGSPAELKVALGGDIVSLTIKETGRLGALASALQGQPAIRTVNTTETGLDIRVESAEKALPAILEAANKLECRLDFIDYHRPRLDDVFIAHTGRSLKDAAPVAEEHN; encoded by the coding sequence ATGGACCGGACAATTGCGATCGACGTGAACCGGCTCTGCAAGAGCTACGATGGCCACAAGGCCGTCGACGATCTGTCGTTTCAAGTCTACGCGGGAGAAATCTTCGGGTTGCTGGGGCCGAACGGCGCCGGGAAAAGCACGACGCTGCGCACGCTGATCACGCTGCTGCATCCCACCTCCGGCAGCGCGTCGGTGCTCGGGCACGACACGGTGCGTGAGGCGGATCTGGTCAGGACGCTGTTCGGGTATGTGCCGCAAGAGCGGGCTATCGACCGATTTCTCACCGGGCGCGAACATCTGGAGTTGCTTGGGGCGCTCTACCATCTAACGAAGGAAGAAGCCACCCGCCGCATTGCCGAGCTGCTTAAATTGGTGGAACTCGAAGCGCACGCGGACCGGCCGGCGAAGACCTATTCGGGCGGCATGAAGCGGAAGCTCGATATCGCCTGCGGCCTGCTGCCGAATCCGAAAATCCTCTTTCTGGACGAACCGACCTTGGGGCTGGACGTGCAGAGCCGTCTGCGCATCTGGGACTATATTCGGATGCTCAAGGCACGCGGCATGACCGTCGTCATGACGACCAACTATCTCGACGAAGCGGACCAATTGTGCGATCGCCTGGCCATCATCGATACCGGCAAGGTCAAAACGATCGGCTCGCCGGCTGAATTGAAAGTGGCGCTTGGCGGCGACATCGTGTCGCTCACGATCAAGGAGACCGGACGGCTCGGTGCACTGGCCTCCGCGCTTCAAGGGCAGCCGGCTATTCGCACTGTTAACACGACCGAGACCGGGCTCGACATTCGCGTCGAGTCCGCTGAGAAGGCCCTTCCAGCCATTTTGGAAGCGGCCAACAAGCTCGAATGCCGGCTTGATTTTATCGACTATCACCGTCCCCGGCTGGACGATGTCTTTATCGCCCACACGGGCCGCTCGTTAAAAGACGCAGCTCCGGTGGCGGAAGAACATAATTAG
- a CDS encoding Amidohydro-rel domain-containing protein (MaGe:77309500) — MALPIRIVDLHAHLFNARYIPLASVIANAMGKDESNLANHVARLLEFLTGSSYEEAGGLRLLSSAMSDEDRLERIWNIAKHELLVATGSLDIMRKGSGALDEKFIDAADFDVLRNSKLMSIIADLSEVDYEAEGWKDKLPFAEAGVRSRANLDKSLVFGDLLGWARGVVKNALGVVTKLMDSKAWGAAENYLEFFLTMLKSEEKMLEKLVAGYGNDLPPLQISHYMMDMQMAYEKQKPPYYPFHPVQVDRMQLLQRANPARLFGFSAFDPRRTDWRTEAEDSMARGFLGFKFYPAMGYRPSGNDSTIQVTIDSFFAFCEERDAAIFAHCTPQGFQTRHKEGANAHPKYWREVLKAKPTLRLGIGHAGGGYAENGSLKSHGWMAKSDGEWDHPDNFAKIVVELCVTYPNVYCEMGCITELFEEANLKVFISNIKRAQKMKGSYNFMDKVAYGSDWHMPDMVDNTRKYLNVFVDIMDRSEYQQYREKFFWENAYNFLKLPR; from the coding sequence ATGGCACTGCCAATACGGATCGTTGATCTTCACGCACATTTGTTCAATGCGAGATATATTCCATTGGCCAGTGTCATCGCCAATGCTATGGGTAAGGATGAAAGCAACCTTGCAAATCATGTCGCAAGATTACTCGAGTTCTTGACGGGCTCCTCCTACGAAGAAGCGGGCGGTTTGAGGTTGCTGTCTTCTGCCATGTCAGATGAAGATCGACTCGAAAGAATTTGGAACATTGCCAAGCACGAATTACTAGTTGCAACGGGGTCCTTAGACATAATGCGCAAGGGCTCAGGCGCGTTAGATGAGAAGTTTATAGACGCTGCCGATTTCGACGTACTGCGCAATTCCAAGCTGATGAGTATCATTGCAGATTTGTCGGAGGTTGACTATGAGGCAGAGGGATGGAAGGACAAACTTCCATTCGCCGAGGCCGGCGTGAGGTCCCGTGCTAATCTTGATAAGTCCTTAGTCTTCGGTGATCTTCTCGGCTGGGCTAGGGGGGTAGTCAAGAATGCCTTGGGGGTGGTGACGAAGCTGATGGATTCCAAGGCATGGGGTGCGGCGGAAAACTATCTCGAGTTTTTCCTGACTATGTTGAAATCGGAAGAGAAGATGTTGGAGAAATTAGTAGCCGGATACGGCAATGACTTGCCGCCCTTGCAGATCTCGCACTATATGATGGACATGCAGATGGCGTACGAGAAACAGAAGCCGCCGTACTATCCTTTTCATCCTGTCCAGGTGGATCGTATGCAGTTACTACAGCGAGCCAATCCCGCTCGTCTATTTGGATTTTCTGCCTTTGACCCTCGGCGAACGGACTGGCGCACAGAGGCCGAGGACTCCATGGCGAGAGGCTTTCTGGGGTTCAAGTTTTATCCAGCCATGGGGTACAGACCTTCTGGCAACGATTCCACTATTCAGGTGACGATCGATTCATTCTTCGCGTTCTGTGAAGAGCGGGACGCAGCTATCTTCGCGCACTGTACTCCGCAGGGTTTTCAGACTCGCCACAAGGAGGGGGCCAATGCCCATCCGAAGTATTGGAGAGAGGTACTGAAGGCGAAGCCAACGCTACGGCTAGGTATTGGCCATGCCGGTGGTGGCTACGCTGAAAACGGATCATTGAAGTCGCACGGCTGGATGGCCAAGTCTGATGGCGAGTGGGATCATCCAGACAACTTTGCCAAAATCGTTGTTGAGCTGTGCGTCACCTATCCGAACGTCTACTGTGAGATGGGATGCATTACCGAGCTGTTCGAAGAGGCCAATCTGAAAGTCTTTATCTCTAATATCAAACGTGCCCAAAAGATGAAAGGGTCGTATAATTTTATGGACAAAGTGGCGTACGGTTCGGATTGGCATATGCCAGACATGGTCGATAACACGCGCAAATACCTGAACGTCTTCGTAGATATAATGGATCGATCCGAATACCAACAGTATCGAGAAAAGTTCTTTTGGGAGAATGCGTATAATTTCCTGAAATTACCACGCTGA
- a CDS encoding hypothetical protein (Evidence 4 : Unknown function but conserved in other organisms; MaGe:77309504): MPEPPLPSHDPLQRLREEFRAHLEMFYARLKLAPPYESVEKAIRTLTTTVHALPKDEQARIAGDPALQWQQFRQAFEASGLVKKHRGIIAGLARNRAALDLPQEFDQFLGLFSA; this comes from the coding sequence ATGCCTGAACCACCCCTGCCATCGCACGATCCGCTCCAGCGCTTGCGCGAGGAGTTCCGGGCGCATCTGGAAATGTTTTACGCCAGGCTCAAACTTGCGCCGCCGTATGAGAGTGTCGAGAAAGCCATTCGCACATTGACCACGACCGTGCATGCGCTGCCCAAAGACGAACAGGCCCGGATTGCCGGCGACCCCGCCTTGCAGTGGCAACAATTCCGCCAGGCCTTTGAAGCGTCCGGCCTCGTGAAGAAACATCGCGGCATCATCGCCGGGCTCGCGCGCAATCGCGCGGCGCTCGACCTGCCCCAAGAATTCGATCAGTTTTTAGGATTGTTCAGCGCGTAA
- a CDS encoding conserved membrane protein of unknown function (Evidence 4 : Unknown function but conserved in other organisms; MaGe:77309505), whose product MMLAGLFAGALFLGLLVGDRWYFRTLSAEASRYGCQVGRGAARLESMSLARIHASFDRLGLLTMRHGVARLFIETERVLLRPRYPTLWAFLWIWPMKATVDLQTDGDAVVLTLTKRIPWASAILTGAWFLIVAFGTLATVVSFVVEGGLANSSGVLMGGGILTLGLFFIFSGLVTVVMALRMENNRLAVLQQELSEAFNGQASVTR is encoded by the coding sequence ATGATGCTCGCAGGATTATTTGCCGGAGCGCTGTTCCTCGGCCTGCTGGTGGGAGACCGCTGGTACTTCCGCACGCTCTCCGCCGAGGCGAGCCGCTACGGCTGCCAGGTTGGGCGCGGGGCCGCGCGGTTGGAGTCAATGAGCCTGGCGCGGATCCACGCATCGTTCGATAGGCTAGGGCTTCTGACGATGCGGCACGGTGTGGCCCGCCTGTTCATCGAGACCGAGCGGGTGTTGCTCCGGCCTCGCTATCCGACTCTCTGGGCGTTCCTCTGGATCTGGCCGATGAAAGCCACGGTCGATCTTCAGACAGACGGCGACGCGGTTGTGCTGACTCTGACGAAACGCATTCCGTGGGCGTCAGCGATTCTCACCGGGGCCTGGTTTCTCATCGTCGCGTTCGGCACGCTGGCGACGGTCGTGAGTTTTGTGGTGGAAGGGGGCCTGGCCAATTCCAGCGGGGTGTTGATGGGCGGAGGGATTCTCACGCTCGGGTTGTTCTTTATTTTCTCCGGCCTCGTGACGGTGGTCATGGCCCTTCGCATGGAGAACAACCGGCTTGCGGTGCTGCAGCAGGAATTATCCGAAGCCTTCAACGGGCAGGCGTCCGTTACGCGCTGA
- a CDS encoding Phosphatidylethanolamine N-methyltransferase (MaGe:77309506): MDLKKVERVYTSYAGVYDQIFGKVFHEGRESAIRNLNVQPNEQILEVGVGTGLALPMYPRHCKITGVDLSEGMLAKAKERAEMHRLTHVQLHRMDAGAMEFADSSFDTVVAAYVVTAVPDHRKVVNEMIRVCRPGGRIIMLNHFSNGNKIIAAMEKVISPLTKHLGWRTDLSLHTVLEGTSLHVARKQNVNPLRFWALVECVNGKNGSHGQGVKNGNGTAVHTNGANGNGHIAGHHSNSTNGHFANGHSH, encoded by the coding sequence ATGGATTTGAAGAAAGTGGAGCGGGTCTACACGTCCTACGCGGGCGTCTACGATCAGATTTTCGGCAAGGTCTTTCACGAAGGGCGCGAATCGGCCATCCGCAATTTGAATGTGCAGCCGAACGAACAGATTCTCGAAGTCGGCGTGGGCACCGGGCTCGCCCTCCCGATGTATCCGCGGCATTGCAAGATTACCGGAGTCGATCTCTCCGAAGGCATGCTGGCCAAGGCGAAGGAACGGGCGGAGATGCACCGGCTGACGCACGTGCAGCTGCATCGCATGGATGCCGGCGCCATGGAGTTCGCCGACAGCAGTTTCGACACCGTTGTCGCAGCCTACGTCGTGACCGCCGTGCCGGACCATCGCAAAGTGGTCAATGAAATGATCCGCGTCTGCCGCCCCGGTGGCCGCATCATCATGCTCAATCACTTCAGCAACGGCAACAAGATCATCGCCGCGATGGAGAAAGTCATCTCCCCGCTGACAAAGCATCTCGGCTGGCGCACCGATCTCTCCTTGCATACCGTTTTGGAAGGCACATCGCTGCACGTCGCGCGCAAGCAGAACGTGAATCCGCTACGATTCTGGGCGCTCGTGGAATGTGTGAACGGAAAAAATGGATCGCACGGGCAGGGTGTGAAAAACGGAAACGGCACTGCCGTCCATACGAATGGCGCGAACGGGAACGGCCACATCGCCGGGCACCATAGCAACAGCACCAACGGCCACTTCGCCAACGGGCACTCGCACTAG
- a CDS encoding hypothetical protein (Evidence 5 : Unknown function; MaGe:77309496): MSVKSWEVPSAPLNLRDNSFYLFVIEVRLSMFRNILSITHTVSPGDEQSLQHLPPRNEYAVS; this comes from the coding sequence GTGTCCGTTAAATCCTGGGAAGTCCCGTCTGCCCCCTTAAATCTCCGCGACAATAGTTTTTACCTCTTCGTCATCGAAGTACGACTCTCAATGTTCCGAAACATTCTCAGCATAACGCATACCGTTTCACCTGGTGATGAGCAATCACTACAACATCTGCCTCCGCGAAATGAGTACGCTGTCAGTTAA
- a CDS encoding hypothetical protein (Evidence 5 : Unknown function; MaGe:77309501) has protein sequence MGHFICLLELVSEEKEGLSSLCLVRRGSLSP, from the coding sequence ATGGGGCACTTCATATGCTTGCTGGAGTTAGTGAGTGAAGAGAAAGAAGGGCTTAGTAGCCTTTGCTTAGTTCGGAGAGGCAGCCTGTCTCCCTAG
- a CDS encoding AttH component of AttEFGH ABC transport system (MaGe:77309492), translating to MTSRSTCLARQLRRIAATGFWLFLSLTSGAVAAPADPAGTSFRPAQEGYRYEFPRDHGSHDTFRTEWWYYTGHLETAEGRRFGFELTFFRRGIEPDQIETRPSRWSVDQLYLAHLAITDVTGRRFHFHDRISRAGLGKAGADATHLNVWLDQWRAESPEQSEQHRLNAKADGVALALTLEPTKPLVIHGEHGISKKGAAAGQASHYYSFTRLKTGGTLTLGTETFRVTGTSWMDHEFGSADLSPELVGWDWFSIHLSDNRELMVYRLRLADGTSDPASSGTLVEADGRTQHLSASDIELTPLTSWTSPASKATYPQQWRVTIPSLNLSLELTPLLADQELRTSRSTQVTYWEGAVDAIGTERDQPIRGKGYIELTGYAERIKQKL from the coding sequence ATGACATCCCGTTCTACTTGCCTTGCGAGACAGCTGCGACGGATCGCCGCCACCGGGTTCTGGTTGTTTCTGTCGCTCACCAGTGGAGCGGTGGCAGCGCCGGCCGATCCGGCGGGCACCTCCTTTCGTCCGGCGCAAGAGGGCTATCGATACGAATTTCCGCGAGACCACGGCTCGCACGATACCTTCCGCACCGAATGGTGGTACTACACCGGCCATTTGGAAACCGCCGAGGGACGGCGATTTGGATTTGAACTCACGTTCTTCCGGCGTGGGATCGAACCAGATCAGATCGAAACGCGCCCCTCCCGCTGGTCGGTGGATCAACTCTACCTGGCCCATCTCGCCATCACCGACGTTACCGGTCGACGCTTTCACTTTCATGATCGTATCAGCCGCGCCGGTCTGGGCAAGGCCGGAGCCGATGCGACTCACCTGAATGTTTGGCTCGACCAGTGGCGCGCTGAATCGCCGGAGCAGAGCGAGCAACATCGGCTCAACGCCAAGGCCGATGGAGTTGCACTCGCGCTGACACTCGAACCCACCAAGCCGCTCGTCATCCATGGAGAGCATGGCATTAGCAAAAAAGGCGCGGCGGCAGGACAAGCCTCGCACTACTATTCCTTCACCCGCCTCAAAACCGGCGGCACGTTGACGCTCGGCACCGAGACCTTCCGCGTGACCGGCACCAGCTGGATGGACCACGAGTTCGGTTCGGCGGACTTGAGCCCGGAGCTTGTCGGATGGGACTGGTTCAGCATTCACCTAAGCGACAATCGGGAATTGATGGTCTACCGCCTCCGCCTCGCTGATGGAACATCAGACCCGGCATCGAGCGGAACCCTCGTCGAGGCAGACGGCCGCACGCAGCACCTGTCGGCTTCCGACATTGAACTAACGCCACTGACTAGCTGGACCAGCCCAGCCAGCAAAGCCACCTACCCGCAACAATGGCGCGTCACCATTCCTTCGCTGAACCTCTCTCTCGAACTCACCCCCCTCCTCGCCGATCAGGAACTGCGCACCTCGCGCAGCACGCAAGTGACTTATTGGGAAGGCGCCGTCGATGCGATCGGAACAGAGCGGGACCAACCCATTCGCGGGAAAGGATATATAGAGCTAACGGGATATGCGGAGCGGATTAAGCAAAAGCTGTGA
- a CDS encoding hypothetical protein (Evidence 5 : Unknown function; MaGe:77309495): MEYKDIVHVPRWVKLVALAILIVAFGAGVLLAHAAFYQDKRDWIAPALNLAQFSAFGVAAALVLLFAEREMSVNRLCTRLDAFFSQSLRQGLEKIRMPAFGKLNGEPVRVSMDHQAGQPRAFYTIHYKEFSLLVQVDANVRQIVVMYCFPVDQESSPTGLNQHFEATSDGAKGVGWSVSSVVAREPFDNQYYYELFFRKTLETPFLLNPSDMFFWITDIAIMTRSALLHGIESKVLRPQLTNEGLAPVSRSAMPSSSA; encoded by the coding sequence ATGGAGTACAAGGATATTGTTCACGTACCGCGATGGGTCAAACTTGTCGCACTCGCAATCCTTATTGTGGCTTTTGGGGCCGGCGTGCTGCTTGCACATGCAGCCTTCTATCAAGATAAGAGGGACTGGATCGCGCCGGCACTCAATCTTGCACAGTTCTCTGCTTTTGGAGTCGCTGCAGCGCTCGTGCTTTTGTTTGCAGAACGAGAGATGTCAGTGAATCGGCTTTGTACCAGGCTGGATGCTTTCTTCTCACAGTCTCTTCGGCAGGGACTCGAAAAAATTCGAATGCCAGCCTTCGGTAAGCTAAACGGCGAACCCGTTCGCGTGTCAATGGATCACCAGGCTGGTCAACCACGCGCGTTTTACACAATTCACTACAAGGAGTTCTCTCTTCTTGTTCAGGTAGACGCAAATGTTCGGCAGATCGTAGTTATGTACTGTTTCCCGGTGGACCAAGAATCGTCTCCCACGGGTCTGAACCAACACTTCGAAGCTACTTCGGATGGAGCGAAAGGCGTAGGTTGGTCAGTCAGTTCCGTCGTAGCTAGAGAACCTTTCGATAATCAGTACTACTATGAGCTATTTTTCAGAAAGACACTAGAGACTCCATTTTTATTGAACCCCTCGGATATGTTCTTCTGGATTACTGACATTGCAATAATGACTCGTTCTGCCCTGCTGCATGGCATCGAGTCGAAAGTACTCAGGCCCCAACTTACAAATGAAGGCCTGGCACCAGTATCGCGTAGCGCCATGCCGTCGTCGTCTGCCTAG
- a CDS encoding 2-oxoisovalerate dehydrogenase (MaGe:77309498) gives MTELIFVVEEAPEGGFIARALGQSIFTEADTLAELPEKVRDAVRCHFQEGMAPRVVRLHHVREEVIAV, from the coding sequence ATGACCGAACTAATCTTTGTGGTGGAAGAGGCCCCCGAAGGTGGGTTCATCGCTCGGGCGCTCGGGCAGTCGATTTTTACCGAGGCAGACACGTTGGCCGAACTGCCCGAGAAGGTGAGGGACGCGGTGCGTTGTCATTTCCAGGAGGGGATGGCTCCTCGGGTTGTTCGTCTGCACCATGTTCGAGAAGAAGTCATTGCCGTATGA
- a CDS encoding hypothetical protein (Evidence 5 : Unknown function; MaGe:77309494) — translation MVVKLHSVNPRKERLHSSLQTSLLNRPAFIYRLIQSHQSDDAFHENMNKKYPTP, via the coding sequence ATGGTAGTTAAGCTTCATAGTGTAAACCCTAGAAAAGAACGGCTGCACAGCTCGCTGCAAACAAGTCTACTGAATCGTCCGGCATTTATCTATCGTCTCATTCAATCTCACCAATCCGATGACGCGTTTCACGAGAACATGAACAAAAAGTATCCGACCCCTTAA
- a CDS encoding BNR repeat protein (MaGe:77309502) translates to MLIRTAFRLASLAFLVFSLGCEKESESIVSIALHPTNTQILYVATNDAVYKSRDAGSSWERFPSFSARRVTTIGIDPQFPATVYAGTMADAVYKSPDGGQHWLPHNVGLKEHVSFINDFVFDSTDHEQIYIATTVGVFSTKDGGREWEERMAGMKEVHIVTSIAIHPTAPRILYAGTTGGVYRSEDGAASWKKINAGLIPETELMAAMALGVNAIVIDPVTPDVVYAGTTKGLFRTANKGNTWERIGNGLKDPFVSSLLINPAQPTQLYLGGPGGVWKSLDSGKTWQAINAGLTSLNIRSLAMSPKNPEALFVGTNGSGLYHSTDGGTNWTPMPLKAATAKS, encoded by the coding sequence ATGCTGATTCGTACCGCATTCAGATTGGCGTCGCTCGCCTTCCTCGTCTTCTCCCTCGGCTGCGAGAAAGAGAGTGAGTCGATTGTCTCCATTGCACTGCATCCGACCAACACCCAGATTCTCTACGTCGCGACGAACGATGCGGTTTACAAATCCCGTGATGCCGGCTCGTCGTGGGAACGATTCCCAAGCTTTAGCGCGCGCCGCGTGACGACGATCGGGATCGACCCGCAATTTCCGGCCACGGTCTACGCCGGGACAATGGCCGACGCCGTCTATAAAAGTCCGGACGGCGGGCAACATTGGCTTCCCCACAACGTCGGGCTCAAGGAACACGTCTCGTTCATCAATGACTTCGTGTTCGACTCCACCGATCACGAGCAGATCTACATCGCCACGACCGTCGGGGTCTTCTCCACCAAAGACGGCGGGCGCGAATGGGAAGAGCGCATGGCGGGGATGAAAGAGGTGCATATCGTCACCTCTATTGCGATTCATCCGACAGCTCCCCGCATTCTCTATGCGGGGACCACCGGCGGGGTCTATCGATCTGAGGACGGAGCGGCTTCGTGGAAAAAGATCAATGCCGGGCTCATCCCAGAAACGGAACTGATGGCCGCGATGGCGCTGGGCGTGAATGCGATTGTCATTGATCCTGTCACACCGGACGTCGTGTACGCCGGAACGACGAAAGGATTGTTTCGCACCGCGAACAAGGGCAATACCTGGGAACGGATCGGGAACGGGCTGAAAGATCCTTTTGTCAGCAGCCTGCTCATCAACCCAGCTCAACCAACACAACTCTATCTCGGCGGCCCCGGCGGCGTGTGGAAAAGTCTGGATAGCGGAAAAACCTGGCAGGCGATCAATGCGGGGCTCACGTCTTTGAACATCCGTTCGCTGGCCATGAGCCCCAAAAATCCTGAAGCTCTTTTCGTCGGCACGAACGGCAGCGGCCTCTACCATTCCACCGATGGCGGCACGAACTGGACGCCCATGCCGCTGAAAGCCGCTACCGCGAAAAGTTAG
- a CDS encoding hypothetical protein (Evidence 4 : Unknown function but conserved in other organisms; MaGe:77309493) encodes MKLNYHPDTDSLYIDLSERLSVESREVSEGVVLDYDSNGRLVGIDIDNAANKVELQKLTLSKLPGKIETDAA; translated from the coding sequence ATGAAGCTTAACTACCATCCAGACACGGATTCCCTGTATATCGATCTTTCTGAAAGGCTAAGTGTAGAAAGTCGTGAAGTGTCCGAGGGCGTCGTGCTCGATTACGATTCGAATGGACGGTTGGTAGGTATCGACATCGACAATGCCGCCAACAAAGTCGAACTACAGAAACTGACCCTCAGCAAGCTTCCCGGCAAGATTGAAACCGACGCTGCCTAA
- a CDS encoding hypothetical protein (Evidence 5 : Unknown function; MaGe:77309497), whose translation MARFVGSSHFELARLVEAQHVEVHKVSAVSGKTYQVEIQFFWDDQSGDTIRVVGSVDDGGMRAFLPLTDSVLISRRQML comes from the coding sequence TTGGCTCGGTTCGTCGGTAGCAGCCATTTTGAGCTTGCCCGGTTAGTCGAGGCGCAGCATGTCGAAGTTCATAAGGTTAGCGCCGTGAGCGGCAAAACGTATCAAGTCGAGATCCAGTTTTTCTGGGACGACCAATCCGGTGACACCATTCGAGTTGTGGGTAGTGTTGATGACGGAGGCATGAGAGCATTCCTGCCGTTAACTGACAGCGTACTCATTTCGCGGAGGCAGATGTTGTAG
- a CDS encoding hypothetical protein (Evidence 4 : Unknown function but conserved in other organisms; MaGe:77309503), translating into MKSMRWAMWSVVGLLALSGCSGHHHHHGMMESSKGDAYWQKGQQDMAGLIDRTVKDPAKAIQVKALVDEIVTELKTGREQERAYHRQLYTLNASYTATPEEFTKVLDEASSQRTKTSSKILALRFKMKELMMADEWKSLSDQMLSYSGRYQHGSAGAKTGY; encoded by the coding sequence ATGAAGAGCATGCGTTGGGCCATGTGGTCGGTGGTTGGATTGTTGGCGTTGAGCGGCTGTTCCGGCCATCACCATCATCATGGGATGATGGAATCGAGCAAGGGCGATGCCTATTGGCAAAAAGGGCAGCAGGACATGGCGGGGTTGATCGACCGGACGGTGAAGGATCCGGCCAAGGCCATCCAGGTGAAAGCGCTGGTCGATGAGATCGTCACCGAACTGAAGACCGGTCGCGAGCAGGAGCGCGCCTATCACCGCCAGCTGTATACGCTGAATGCCAGCTATACGGCGACTCCCGAGGAGTTCACCAAGGTTCTCGATGAGGCGAGCAGCCAGCGGACGAAGACTTCGTCTAAAATTCTTGCCCTGCGGTTCAAGATGAAAGAGCTGATGATGGCCGATGAGTGGAAAAGCCTCTCCGACCAAATGCTCTCGTACAGCGGCCGCTATCAGCATGGCAGTGCAGGAGCGAAGACGGGTTACTAA